Genomic window (Eublepharis macularius isolate TG4126 chromosome 6, MPM_Emac_v1.0, whole genome shotgun sequence):
TCTCTGCCAGTCATTTTTGGAAAGGGTATCTAACTCAATTTTCCGAGCAGCAAaacacaccttgtaaaccacCTCTTCAATCATGGTGCTGGCCAGAAAATTACCGGTAGTGAAAATGGAGTCCATTTCACCTAGACATCTCAAGGAGATGTCCCAAGGATTCCAGGAAGTCTTGCAAGGTCATGGAGACATAGCTATCTGGGAAACCCATGTCTTTTAATATCCCTTTTAAAATGCCCTGCAGAAGATTTGGAATTTGTTGGGAAGAGAAGGAGCTGGGCATCTTTAACTGCATTCCAAGGAGTGATACACTTGTCTCTAATATCATCTCTCTATTTTTTCAATGCTCATGCTGGCAACTGAACCCACTCcttcaaaaaaggaaaaggaaaatagaAAGAAAATAAGTCAGTCAAATAAGGGGAGTGAGAGGCATGGAAGAGACAGTTGAGCATGGGTTGATACTGCTACAAAAGACTTCCAGGGCTGGCATGACCTAAGGACAGTCCCATTATCTGGTCCCTGCCTTGTTCTCTTCCTCCTTTGTCATTGCAACCACTGCTGACTCTGGCTGGCTGAGGGTGAAAATACAATCACTAATTTTTCAGGGGAAAGATCAGTACTAGTTCCAGGTTTCGGTGGCCCTGGGCAAGAaggtacaagtgggggacccttTCCCCTTTTGGTACAGCCCTTTCTCCTCTAACCACACTCCTTCCATTTGGCTCTTTTCTTTAACCACTCCCATTTCCATTTTGGTTCACTTGCCCTGGTAAAGTGAAAGTATTGCCTTCTATCTCCTTGTATAAAAATAGAGGAAAAATATACCTGCTGTGAATTTATTTGGGGTGCTATTCAATATAAGTGGCATCATTTGTGTAAAAGCACTACAGATACTCTTCTGGAGAAGCCTCGGTCTTAAGGTCTGCGGAACAATTTCTCCATCTTTTCATCAGAAGTGAGAATGCTAATCCATGTCCTCCAGAATGACAGGAATGCCTACCAAAACTCCAGTTACCTGCATTGCTGCTGGCATACCGAGGatgcaaacctctgaataccagttctaGGAAGCAGCATCGGGGAAGttcttggcctctatgccttgtCTGTTGttcctccaggacaactgatgGATGTGTGAGATAGGTTGCTACACTAGATGGTCCACTGATTTGATagagcaggactcttcttatggtGATCTGGGCTGAACACTGAAAACCAGCAAATCCATTGCAAAGCTGCACTATATCCATTAGATGGCATCACATTTTCTAGTGTTGTATCTGCGTCAGCAACATTTGCAAAGCTGCACTATATCCATTAGATGGCATCACATTTTCTAGTGTTGTATCTGCATCAGCAACATTTGCCAGCCCACATTTTTGTGGCTTTCTTTGCCTTGTTGCTCATCTCTCAtttgcctctttttttttgtCCCTGCTCTATTTCTTTGCAGATTTACATATTCTTCCTAAAGGATAATTAGGGGCAGGAAACCTAAGAGGGCTTAGGAGCCTGGTggcacagagcggtaagctgcagtgctgcagcccaagctttgctcacaacctgagttcgatcctggcggaagccaggttcaagcaGCCAGCTCaacgttgactcagccttccatccttccgaggttggtgaaatgaatacccagtttcctgggggtaaagtgtagatgactggggaaggcaatgacaaactatcctgtaacaaaagtctgccaagaaaatgttgcgatgtgatatccccccatgggtcagtaatgactcagtgcttgcacctttatctTTTTAACCGAAGAGGGTATAAATCTACATGAGGAAATCTACTCATGTTCCAGCCTCTTCCTTTTGCTATTGATGTTATGCTAAATTGTCAATTGCAAGCTGTTTGGGGCAGGGGCCGGTCTTCTTCTGCACATTGCAATCAATATGGAGACAATATGGTTAATGTAGAAAATTGTCTATAGCTCTAGATGACTCTAATTAGTTATCACAAGTCCATCTTGCCTGGGGGAAAAACTTTTGTCTCCAAAATGATGTTGTCAGACTTGAGCATAACTTGAGCCAAATGTAtctaatcagtttcctttaaGGCACTAACCTGGGGGTTAAAAATTCTTGTTCTACCAGAACTATGGAAATCAGGTAGATCCCAAACAAGCACTGTTTAGTCTTCTTTTATTGCCAGGGAAAGGAAAAGTGTTAGACTCAGATCCACAAAGCAAAATACAAATCTGGGCAAGGGACCCTTTTGTCTGCTGGTAGGTGGAGTCCTTACAGGACTTCAAAGGAGAGGGCAGGTCTAATTATATTACTAACAAGTTTGTTGAATGCAGGAATTCCAATAGGTCTGATACACTCACCTGTATTATCCTTTTGCAGATGTTTCTATTGGTGGGAAAGGGACATCACTGAAAGAATTCTGCCTTCGTGGCCTAGGAAATAAGTTGCCTACCTGGCCATCTTTGCATGCCAGGACACTCCACTGGTTTGATAATTAGACTTCTAAATAATAATCTAACTAAAAATAGAAGGGACTTATGAAACAAAATAGCTTTGCCATAGACAGGTGAGGAGCCACAGAAAGCATTTTTGAAAATCAGTTATTCCTCTTGCATTTTCTCTTGCTCAAGTGCCACACCACCTCTgcttcattaaaaacaaacaaacagagtcATGTACTTTTCTACTTTACTGCATTCAGTACCGACCAGGACACCGAAACTTTTAATTCTCGAACAGAAAAGAAATGTTCAGCACATACAGCTTTTTGCAATATAGTGGAACTGTGCAGCCAGGAAAGTGGTACCCAGAGGTTTTCCTTCCTATGCAAATTGTCAAATGCACAGGACTGCAGGCCCATTTTGTTGATATGGATGTACAAAACAAATAGATTTAGAATaggttattgtatttattgtataaatacAAGCAACACTTTTCTGTCCTTCCTGCTGTGCTGCAATGCTCATAGGGGGATGTTTTATTAATGAATCAAAGGGGAACAACGAGAATAAATCTTAATCAGAGTTACGCCTTTCTAAGCACATAGACTTCAATGGATTTTGAAAGGTGTAACTTTACATGAGATTGCGCTGCTACTGAAGCACCTAATACTATAACAGCATGTTTAGCATATGTCTATTCTGCTCTTTTCCCTAAAGGGATCCAAAGTGGTTATTAATGGAGTGGGGGAGATAAACAAGAAAAGGCAGGGGAGGCATCTAGTGCTCAAGCAGGTCTCCTGTCTCTAATGgctgatctatttatttatttacgcccATCTCTAGGCCTACCTATTGCCTACCAGTTGCTAGGATTCGTGCAGGGAATGCGGAACTAGACGGACCTTGATTTGATCCTGGAAGGTGCTTCATCTGATCTTAAACCAGAATGCATACTCTGGATTCAGGATTATTTAGCTCAGAATAGTTATAGTTATAGCCTAACTATTAAGAGTGATTTGTTAATGTTAATTTTTATgcttttatgattttatcatgttgtactttgtaaactgccctccAACACACTTTCTGGAGAGGCACTATATAACGTTTTCTAAATAAGTGAAAAATGCTATTGCGCAAAGGTAAAATGTATTATGGACATGGAACTTCTAGCAAAGCACAACATAGACCACAACAGTCAGGCTGCCATAAGACAAAATACTATACAAGGTTATTGTAAAGAATACCAAAATGCTGACAGCAATATAAACACTGGCTTTTATTATATCACTTCCTGATATAAGTGATATATCACTTATATATCACTTCCTGAACTTCTGTTCAGGTGCTAAAGTTTAGTAAGATCTGCATGCCAGGACAGTAAAAGAGAATGGATACAGATGACCATTTTGCCACACATTGGAAAGCACAATCTAACACTAATATTTATGTATGTTTAAATCTACTGAAACAAGTATGCCTAACTGTGTTTTACAGTAGTTAAAATCTTCCTTTACCACTGTTTAGGGTGATACAGATGACCACGTTGCCCTAAATGAATGCACTCCAGAGTAGCTTTGTTCTTTGCCCAGACACCCTGTTACTGCAtgatctttctctcttttccctttctgCATTTCATGGTAGGTAACTTTTTGATTAATGGTAATCTGTATTTAACCTTAGTTGCACTCAGGGAGGCTTGAATATTAATTTCTTTTGAGACTTACAAACATATGAGATTTTCCTTCCTCAGATACATAGGTGAGGAACAAACAGCCTCTCTTGTTATAGAGTTATGATGCTCAGCTATAATATATACCAGCTACATAGTTATGGTATTCAAAGTCTTGGGCAGAAAATCTTTAAAAGATAGGAGCAAATAATGCACAGGGTTTCTCTTGGAATGGGAATTATGCTGAATACAACAGCAAATCCTTCTGTCTGTGCCTATTATTGCTATCACCAGCTGGGAAATTGTTTGGTTAGtgaagaggaaaaataatttaagtGCTCAGTCTCTGAGATCTACAACAGAAGCAGTTCCCTCCACCCTTAACATTCTTTGGAAAAGTACTTCCTTCTTAGCAGTATGGTGGGTGCACTTTTTGTGACATTTAGGATaggtagtattttttttaaaaaaatttaatctTGCATACCAGCAAGAGCTGAAAGATGGTTTCTGGTTTTTCCATGGAACATCATCTTTAATTGATCTTGAAAACTATTTTATGACCTTGACAGCTCTGGAAGGAAATGCACCCATGGTACTGAACTGTACAAATGTCTGTCCCATTGTCTGAAAAATAGCAAAACGAACAGGTACCAGCCCCGCCCAATGTATTTGAGCAAAATGGCCATTGTCAAATCTCTTCAGAGCCCAGGTATTTAAATTCCCGATTGCCTTTTGAAGCCTCTTCAGTAAAGTCGGGCAATAAGCAACAtctccatggggtggggggaggatgtaACAAGTACTGTAAATCGCTTACAACAGAGTTAACTGATCTGTTGGTAGACATTGTGGAGCCAGCCCTGGCCGGGCTTTGGAAAATGTGTGAACAGCCTCTTTTGTCGGGGAGGCCTGATGACAATTAGGCGGTACTTATCTGGCCTTTGAAGTTTGTTTACACCGGCGGTGGTTTGCTGGGGACTTGCCTTAAAAGAGAGGCTTTCTCCGGCCGGCGCCTCTAGAGGCCGAGGCTCTGCTAGCCATAGACTCCCGACAGgcccaggagcagagcagcttgCCATGACCAAGGCTCCCTTCTCGGTAGAATGGCTTTCTCAGAGCAGCCAGGCTACCAAGGCGGCCCCGAGCAGGGCAGGAGTCCAACAAGCCGCCTCGTCCGTCTTCCCCAGTGACTTCCAAACCCAGCAGGGCGATCCCGCGTCTAACTCCCAGCCTGTGATGAGAGCCACAATGCAGAGTGGGAACCAGGTCACTTCCAGAGCCCAGGAGGCGCCGTCGGAACCTCTCCTTGCTCTCCAGAAGAACGGGGAGTGCCCCTCTTCAGCAGGTAACCTGTACTTCTCTTTCCTCCAGTAGCCACTTGATTTTTGCGGGTTTCCCTTCGCcgggcgggggtggggaggtgtcTCTTTTTACAGACTCATGCTAATGAAAAGAGAGCTGGTTTCGAAGTCCAATTATTTGGAAGCAGGTGGGAGCAACGTTATGTCGAGGGCAGTAAAAGCGAAGGCTTGCTTACAGCATGGACTTTCAGAGGATGGGGAGAGAGTCTACTTTTAGGTGGTCACGGGAACCTAATCGGCGTGACTGGGAGTCCCGAGTACAATAATCCGAGTGGGAAACGAGGGTCAAAATAAATCATAGGAAATCAGGAGCCAGAATGCTAGAAATGAACAATAGAGGCCTTCAAAGATACCGGAGGGTGAAAAGGAGACAAAACGGATCTTTGAAAAGACGCTTAATAGCAATGCGTAGAAAAAGGAGGAGTCTTGTTTGGTTTCCAACGCACCTGCGTTTTTATTTCCAAGTTAAATCTTGCTATCTCCATGTGCCATCTGGATGCCGAAGGCCTCCTCTTGAATAAAGACCTGCCTGAAACGTGCAGCCCAATCCCAGGCAGGGCTTGGTGCCCAAGCATGCATAGGGAGTGCAACTTTACTGGTAACGGATGTAGAGCGTCTTTGCTCATCCAGCGAAGCTAGGATGAGGGTTATCCATGCTATGCAACAGGAGACTTCTTTGGGCCTTACTTCTGAATGAATATGAATAGAATCGGGCAGTAGGGTTGCATTGGGCGCATTTGGAGCCCAGTTAGTACTCTGGGATAAGAGAAATAATGCATTTCTCTTCGTGCCTAATAACCCCGGACATGTCAGAGAGAGCGAGGGCGCCTGTctgctttggtgtgtgtgtgtgtgtgtggctgcgcACTTTAGTGATCTCGCTTTCGTTCCTCACAGGCGCGCTAGCCGATCCCAGGCGAGAATGGAACGCAGCGGAGTGCAGCTCGGACGGCGAGGGAAGCGTCGTAGAGGGCCAGAGTCCAGAAGACGCTGGAGGCAGAAACACCAGCAGCCGCCGCTTGCGCACAGCGTTCAGCCTGGAGCAGATCAGCACCTTGGAGAGCTCCTTTAAGCGCCACAAGTACTTGGGAGCCGCGGAGAGGCGCAAACTGGCGAGTAAGATGCAGCTGTCTGAAGTGCAGGTAAAttgacttgagggcaggaggggggaaactCCTTAGGTGCTAAAAAGACCGCTATTGTGATCAAAATCCAAAGTACCTGGCTCCATGCTTTGCCTGTAAATGAGTGTAAACTGGTCTGGAGAGGGGATTTCAGGGAAATGCCTATTACGCCTTTCAGCTATTAGCTAGTTTCTTTCCTCCAATGTATTCAGGATGGTTTTGTGGTGCTGCTCTCCTCccatttaccttcacaacaaggctgtaaggtaggttaggctaaataATAGTGAATGACctcaggtcatccagtgagcttcatgactgagaGGGTAACGGAAAGCAGGTCTCCTTAGTCCTGCTTCAATGTTCTGTAACCACTACAGTCGCTCTCAGCATTCCAGCAGAGCTTCATTCTCTCCTGGGCTCTGATGCAACCGGAACCCCTGAAAGACCTTTAGGAGGGCATTATTGTAGAGCAGTAGAACTGTGAGTGGTAATGAACCAACTCCAGAGATCAACTCTATTAGGGATGGTGTGTTTTTTCTTCTAGTCCTTCAATCCCAGACCCACTGATGTTTTACTAGAAATCTTTGTTGTTAGATTCAAATATCATTATCATTTTTGTAATCTACTTGCTGATTGGTTAAATAgctttgttttactaggaatctttgctgttcgATTCAAATATTGTTGTAATTCAAATGTTATCGCATTTTGTAATCAGCTTACCTGCTGACTGAATAGCTCTATCTTActtgtaatccacctcgagtctcagtgataaaggcagactataaatgaaaataaataaataaaattccttgAAGACTTACATAAATATAGTAAATTCCTCCATTCAGGGCATGATTGACAGAGGAGGATTTTAGCATGAGGGCAACAGTCTCAaccagttttaatttttttaaaatttaagattAAATTGCAAAACTTAAAAATTTAAGAATATTACTTTCACAGCTCTTAATATCTATAGCAACAGTGCCAATAGGAGAGCCacttttaaagaacaaaatgTGTCTCTATCTATACACCACATAGACCTGTTTGTAATATTTAACACTCATTACAGATACAAGTGTAGGTGCTTTAGGACAATAATAATTAGATGGTTTAAAGTATGAAGAAACAAATCCCATTTACCTTGCCTGCTCCAGACAGCCCTCCTTTTAAAAGTATTGGTGCCAATGGTATCTATTCCAATTTCAGGTTGGGTGATTAGAGTGTTATTGTTTTTTATAGTTATGAAAAGTGTGGTCTCTGATCATTTCTTGTGAAAATGAGGTCACTATGCTATGTTTTAGAGATTTCAAAAGAGTAACTCCTAAATAATTATACCATAGCAGAAGCTGTGACTTTGTTGGGAATCAACAGGGCATTCTATTGGCTAATTTAAGGGCTTTGGTATATCCACCTTTCATCTTTCCCTTCCACAGATCAAGACTTGGTTTCAGAACCGGCGAATGAAACTGAAACGGCAGCTACAGGAGATGAGACCAGACCCCTTCCATGCAGCACCATATTACAGCTCCCTCCATTTTGGACCTCATAGTGGGTCCCTGTCTTATGTTTACTCACCTCACCAGCAGACTTTTACCAGGAGGGAAGCTTTTCCTTCTGGCATCCCTTTCTCTCCAATGCCAACTTCTACCTTGGATCCCACAAGCACCTCTGGGGGGCAGTCGGGTGCCATCTGGCCAATGTCTGTGCCCTACTTTGTGGGATACCCAGACCCTAGAACATTCTTCCTGACCCTCTGAATCAATCAATCAGCAGGGACTGTGATGACCCACAGAAGAATTTGCACTAAGGCTGGCCCTTTGTTATCCAGAGCTATAGTTGCTGGATGGATTTCTGTTGAGATCCTTAACTCTATATTCTATGGAGATTTTTGCACAGAGACACTTGCACATAGGTGAGTGGCTAGCTAATATTAATATAACTACAAAATGTTCAAATAAAGCTAATTCATTTGGCAAGACCTTGTTGGGTCTTCAGTTGTCCCATAAGTGTGGGCTTGGCCCTGGGGAACACAAATTAGATCCAATTTGCACATTCTATTGACTAAAATTTAGTACATGCAGTTTTGCAAAAGAATCTCACCTAACATTGGTCAACAGCCAATGTATATGAAGGATATTGCACTAGCTAATTCTTGATTTAGAACACAAGAGTCTTCTAAGAGTTGTGAGATAACAGAATTctaaacaggttggacactgtGATCAGTTTGTGCCTTTGCAAAATTGACCTAGACGCTGCTGATGAACTGGAAAATTCTATTGTTCATTCACAATCCAATAGTGGAATTTCCTCTGTTTACCATGCAAATCATAAACTAATAAGCTAACTCCGCCAACCATCTGCCAAACCTACAACATGACCAGCAGCTCCTGTGTGACCAGTAAGCCTCTAACTACTCTCCTTTGTGGTTACCAACCCTCTTGTTCTAGCCATGATCTGCAGACAGTTGTTTTGATTGTCATAAGCTAATTCAAAAGACTCTCTTCAGCCCACCTCCTGTTAATACTGAAAGTTAGTCAAGCTTGATTTATTAGGAAGTATGTTTAATGTTGGGACTGAAGTTGATGCCATTTTTAAGTGCCATACTTTCCAAAGAATAACAGAAACAACTTCTGTTGGTGTAGATAGATGCATGTGAGCACAGGACATATGGAGTGGCTATATACTGTACAACATTGTTCCAAATATGAATATGTTCATAACAACAATGTTAAATAAGGTTTCCTGTATGCTCAAAGTGCTTCATTGATCCTtaaacaaccctgcaaagtaggtcagTATTAGAATGTCCGTATTACAAATGGCAGACTATACAGGTAAGAGAAAGCAGCTTGCCTAAGGCTACCAAGGGAGCTTATGGTGGAGGGTGGATTTAAACCAAAGACTTACTGGTTCATGACTCTTGTCTCTTAGCCATTGTGTTATACCAACCCACAATCATACTCATGTCAGACAGATGGATATTAGCACTTTAAACACAGTGGTTAAAAAAACCTCTTTGTATCTTTGGGACTTTTTGCAGAGACATTTAGAGGAACAAAACTATGAATGTATTGTCAGCGTGCTACATTTTGGTTTCCTTTGGCGGTATTCACACATATGCTGAGAAGGGAATACATTTAGTGAATGTACTAAGTGGTACATTAGCAATATTTTGGAATCATCTTTCCACTTCCTCTCGTCAatattctatttttttaatgttcctcACACAATAAAGTTTTCTGATTGGTATATATTCTCTTGAGTGATTCGTACTTTTGCAAGTAACCCTTCTTATGTGCTAGAACAAATGTTTATCAGATCAAGCACTAGCACAATATTTTGggattacatttatattctgcctttcctggGGTCTCAGGCAGTTACTGCATTCAGATAGTGGCCAAGATGAAGGCCGTTTCATTATGCAGCGGCAAATCCGAATCTGTCCCAGCTCTGTAGTGAATCAATATAATAGACATGTATGCAAGTGTGGATTTCGGCATTCACACATTATATTTCTAGATCTACAGTTCAACTACAGGAAGCTGCCTTCTGAGCATTGGTCTCTCAAAGTCCATATTgtcaactctgactggcagcagctttctaggGGTCCGGCTAGAGGTCTTCCGCATCACTGCTACCTCAAGCTTCTAATTGTGGGTGTCAGGGATTGAAGccaggaccttctgcacacaaagcagatgttCGACTGAGCTATGGCTCTACCTACAACACGAAGTGCATAAACCTTCAAAACGCAGCCTCTGCTTAGGTTGAGAGGTACAGAaatactgtcttttaaaacttacaCTGCTCTTGTccttaaacattttaaacaaacattttctgtCCTCAGAGTAATGGAAACTGGTGATGTTGCTTTTTGTAATTTAGAAATAATTTTGGAGTCATACATATTGTTTTACTCTTATAGTTGATGCCGGGACATTGTGCTGTAGAAATTAATGGTCAGGGTCCATGGAGAATGCTTCAGGGCAGCCTTTTAGcattttatctcccccccccccattaacagCATGAACCTTCAATTATTTGTATTGCTATTTTAAGTAAACATGCATAACAGTAATTTCCAGGAAGGATAACGGATGCCATCATTATCTTGACTTCTGTTGATCTGAAATTAGTAATAAAAGTAAACTAGTATATCCAAGCAAAAGACACTGCAACTTCTAAAAGGCCACTCATGCTTTATTTTGGAATAGCAGTCCACACACTCACAGAAAACAGAGGGAGGAGCACAGaaactccacacacacaaaaggagtcTTTGGGCAGCTAGAGGCACCAGCAGCTGGAAAAAATCATCCTGCCCCTTTAATGAGGCTTAATAGAATATTATTTACCAGGAGATGTTATTTACAGCTATGCCATAAACTGCTTCAtctct
Coding sequences:
- the VENTX gene encoding homeobox protein VENTX, encoding MTKAPFSVEWLSQSSQATKAAPSRAGVQQAASSVFPSDFQTQQGDPASNSQPVMRATMQSGNQVTSRAQEAPSEPLLALQKNGECPSSAADPRREWNAAECSSDGEGSVVEGQSPEDAGGRNTSSRRLRTAFSLEQISTLESSFKRHKYLGAAERRKLASKMQLSEVQIKTWFQNRRMKLKRQLQEMRPDPFHAAPYYSSLHFGPHSGSLSYVYSPHQQTFTRREAFPSGIPFSPMPTSTLDPTSTSGGQSGAIWPMSVPYFVGYPDPRTFFLTL